Sequence from the Burkholderia cepacia genome:
CGAGGCATCGTGGGCAACCAACATCCAGGAAGCGGAGCTGATGGAAACCCGCCTGCTCGGCACGCGTGCGGGGCTGCTGCAGAAGAACCTGAACGAGGGCTACACGTTCGATGCGCACGTGTTCATCGAGCAGAGCGGTGCGCAGTTCGACATGCGCCTGAATCCGCCCGCGGAAGGCGCGCATTCCGCGATGTACGACTACGCGGAAGCGATTCTTTGCGACGTCCCGCATCCCGCCCCCGGTGAGGAAGGGCTGATCGTGATGGAGATTCTCGACGCGATCTATGCGAGCGCGGCCGCGGGCGAGCCGATCCGCATTCACGCGCCGGCGCAGGCGGCCGCCGATGCGCCGCCAGTGCTCGATCTCGACGTCGCGGGCTGAAGTCGAGCACCGATTTCGTACCGGGCCGGCGCGCGGATCGTCCACCACGCCGGCCCGTCGGCAACATGACGGACGACGCAGCACACACACCTATTCGATGACGCCGCGCATCGCACGCGACGCACAGACAACGTTTGGAGACACGTTCATGATCGACGAAGCAGGCTGCGCCGCACGCGGCCCCGCACGCACCCCGTTCAGGCTCACGCGGCTCGCCGCCGCATTCTCGCTGGCGGTCGCATCGGCCGCGCTGCACGCGGCGCCGGATCCGGCGGCGACCATCGCCGCCGACACCGCGCCGGGCGGCCTCTCGCAGGCCACCGGCGTCGTGCCGGCCGACACGAGCCCCGCCAACGTGGCGACGCCGACGCCGTCGTCGGCCTGGAACCAGCTGACGCCGTGGACGCAGTTCCATGGCTACATGCGGGCGGGCGTCGGCACGAGCGACGGTCATTCGCAGGCCTGCTTCCAGTTGCCGGGCGCGCAGAGCAAATACCGGCTCGGCAACGAATGCCAGGTCTACAGCGAGCTGGAGATCGACCAGACGCTGTACAAGTTCTCGAACGGCATGCAGCTGTCGGCGGTGGGGATGGCGAGCCTCGTCAACGATCTCGATCGCGCGCCGACCTTCAATGGCGATCACGGCCGCGTGCGCCTGCCGCAATCGTATGTGCAGCTCACGAACTTTCCGGGGCTCGACGACATGCGGATCTGGTTCGGGCGCATCTACTACCGGCGCAACGACGTCCACATGAACGACTTCTATTACTGGAACCCGAGCGGCCTCGGCGCGGGCATCGAGAACGTGCCGATCGGCGGCGGCCTGAAGCTCAGCTATGCGCTGTTCCGCGAGGACTATATCGACCAGCCCAACTACGCGACGCGCCACGACCTGCAACTGTCGGGCGTGCACCCGAACCCGGGCGGCGAACTGCAGTTCGGGCTGTCGTACATCCCGGCCCGTGCGCCGGTGCTGAACGCGGGCGGCGTGCTGCAGGACGCACACGGCGGCTGGTCGTTCACGGTCCAGCACGTGCAGACCAACCTGCTCGGCGGCAAGAACAAGCTCGCGTTCCAGTACGGCGTCGGTCCGGGCACGGGCCTCGGCTACACGGGCACGCTGACGAACGACAACCGCTACAAGAGTTTCCGCGTGCTCGACGCGTTCGACTGGCAGGCCACGCGCGACTTCAGCGGCCAGGTGGTCGGCATCTACCAGCGCGACATCGCGCCGTCGGGCGGGTCGCAGACCTGGATCTCGATGGGCGTGCGGCCGGTGTACGCGTTCACGCAGCACATCAAGCTGCAGGGCGACCTCGGGCACGACCGCGTGACGCCGTCCGGCGGCCCGACGCGTACGCTGCTGAAGGCGAGCGTCGCGCTGACGCTCGCGATGGACCGCTCGTTCTGGTCGCGACCGGAATTCCGCGTGTTCTACACGTATGCGCGCTGGAACCAGGCTGCGCAGGATGCGGCGGCGCCCGGCGATCCGCTGTCGACGACGGGCATCTTCGGCACGTCGCGCACCGGTTCGACGGTCGGTGCGCAGGTCGAATGGTGGTGGTGAGCGCGATGACGGAACGCTGTACGACGATATCGATGGGGGCCGATGCCGTGCCGTTCTCGCGCATCGTGTTCGGGATGTGGCGGATCGGCGACTGGGCGTTGTCGATCCGCGAGCGACGTGCGCTGATCGAGGCGGCGCTGGAACTCGGCGTGACGAGCTTCGACCATGCGGACATCTACGGCGACTACACGGCCGAGGGCCTGTTCGGCGACGTGCTGGCCGATGCGCCGCACCTGCGCGAACGGATGCAGATCATCACGAAGTGCGGGATCCGGCTCGTGTCCGCGCGCCGGCCCGCGCACGGGATCAAGCATTACGACACGCGCGCCGCGCATGTCGTCGCGTCGGTCGAGCAGTCGCTGCGCGCGCTGCGTACCGACCGGCTCGATCTGCTGCTGCTGCATCGTCCCGACCCGCTGATGGATGCCGACGAAGTCGCCGCGACCTTCGATGCGCTCCGGCGTGACGGCAAGGTGAAGGCGTTCGGGGTATCGAACTTTACGCCGGCGCAGGCAGCGTTGCTGCAGGACCGCATGGCGGCGCACGGCATGTCGCTCGCGACGAACCAGGTCGAATGCTCGCTGCTGCATCTCGCGCCGCTCGACGACGGCACGTTCGACCAGGCACAGCGCTGGCGCTGTCCGCCGATGCTGTGGTCGCCGCTCGCGGGCGGACGGCTGCTGACGGAGGCGTCGCCCGCCGCGACGCGGGTGCGCGAGCGCGCGGCGCGGATCGGCGACGCGCTCGGCGTGCCCGCGACGACGGTGCTGTTCGCGTGGCTGCTCGCGCTGCCGTGCCGGCCGCTGCCGATCGTCGGGTCGAGCCGGATTGCGGCGCTGCGCGAAGCGGTTGCGGCGACCCGCCTCGCGCTCGGGCGGGAGCACTGGTTCGAACTGCTGGACGCGGCGCGCGGCGTGGAGGTGCCATGACCGGCACGCTCGATATGACCGACACGCGATGACGATCCGGGAGAAACGATGAGCGAAGCGACCCTCAACGGCGACCCTGTTGCGCGGTGCGCCGCGCGCGCCGCCGAAACCCGCTTGCTGGCCGACATCGGCGGCACGCATGCGCGCTTCGCGCTGGAGACCGCGCTGGGCGGGATCGGCGACGTGCGTGTCTACCGCTGCGGCGACCATGCAAGCGTTGCCGATGCAATGCGTGCGTTCCTGCGCGACACGGGTGGCGCGCGGGTGCGGGATGCGGCGATCGCGATCGCCAACCCCGTGGACGGCGACCTGATCAGCATGACCAATCATGACTGGCGCTTCTCGATCGACGCGACGCGCCGCGCGCTCGGGTTCGACACGCTGCACGTCTTCAACGACTTCGCGGCGCTGGCGATGGCCGTGCCGCATCTGCCCGCGGAGCAACGGCGGCAGGTCGGCGGCGGCGATGTGCAACCCGGCGGCACGATCGGCGTGCTCGGCGCGGGAACGGGGCTGGGCGTCTCGGCGCTCGTGCGCGCCGGCGACGCATGGGTGCCGGTGTCCGGCGAGGGCGGGCATGTGTCGTTTGCGCCCGCCGATGCACGCGAAGCCGACGTGCTGCGCTACGCGCGGGCGCGCTGGCCACACGTGTCGTTCGAGCGGCTGGTCGCGGGCCCCGGTATCGCGGTCATTCACGCGGCGCTCGCCGCGCGCGACGGCGTCGACGCGGCCGGCGTCGATACGGCCGCCATCATCGATCGTGCGCTTGCCGGCGACGCACGCTGCGCGGCGACCCTGGATTGCTTCTGCGGCATGCTCGGCACGTTCGCGGGCAATCTGGCGCTGACGCTCGGCGCGACCGGCGGCATCCATATCGGCGGGGGCGTCGTGCCGCGCCTCGGCGCATGGTTCGATGCGTCGCCGTTTCGAGCCCGCTTCGAGGCGAAGGGCCGCTTTGCCGGTTATCTCGCGAAGATTCCAACCTTCGTGATCACCGCGCCGCATCCGGCCTTCGTCGGCGTGTCGCACCTGCTCGCCCGTGCGTTGGGCGAGGCCGGTTGACGCGTCGCCGCATTGTCTGCCGTCCGTAGGCATCCTGAAAGAAAGCGGCCGATTTCCGGCACGGCGTCATGGAATACGCCGACTGGAAGTCGTCCCGGAACTCATTTATTTTTAAATGCAGTGGCGCGGACGCGTCGCGTGTTCCGGAGGGATCATGGCCGCACTCCAGAAGGTCTGGCAGACGCTCGTCGGCAAGCCGCTCGACCCGCTCGATCCGCGCACGCGGCACGCGATCGCCGTGACGCCGCTGCTGGCCTGGGTCGGGCTCGGCGCCGACGGCCTGTCGTCGTCGTGCTACGGCCCGGAGGAGGCGTTCCTCGCGCTGGCGCACCATACCCCGCTCGCGCTGTTCCTCGCACTCGCGACGGCGGCCACCGTGTTCATCATCGCGCTCGGCTACAACCAGGTGATCGAGCTGTTCCCGACGGGCGGCGGCGGCTACCGCGTCGCGACGTCGCTGCTCGGGTCGAAGCCGGGGCTCGTGTCGGGCGCGGCGCTGCTGGTCGACTACGTGCTGACCGTCGCGACGTCGCTCGCGAGCGGCGTCGACGCGTTCTTCAGCCTGCTGCCGGTGAGCGCGCAGGCGTTCAAGCTCACCACCGAGATCGTGCTGATCCTGCTGATGACGGGGCTCAATTTCCGCGGGATGCGCGAATCGATCATGGTGCTGCTGCCGATCTTCATCGGCTTCGTGATCCTGCACTTCGGGCTGATCGTGTACGGCGTCGCGGTGCACGGCGGCAACCTCGCGATGATCGTGCCCGATGCCGTGCACGAGGCGCACGGGATGTCGCAGTCGCTCGGCGTATTCGTGATGCTCGCGCTGCTGATGCGCGCGTTCTCGCTCGGCGGCGGCA
This genomic interval carries:
- a CDS encoding maltoporin codes for the protein MIDEAGCAARGPARTPFRLTRLAAAFSLAVASAALHAAPDPAATIAADTAPGGLSQATGVVPADTSPANVATPTPSSAWNQLTPWTQFHGYMRAGVGTSDGHSQACFQLPGAQSKYRLGNECQVYSELEIDQTLYKFSNGMQLSAVGMASLVNDLDRAPTFNGDHGRVRLPQSYVQLTNFPGLDDMRIWFGRIYYRRNDVHMNDFYYWNPSGLGAGIENVPIGGGLKLSYALFREDYIDQPNYATRHDLQLSGVHPNPGGELQFGLSYIPARAPVLNAGGVLQDAHGGWSFTVQHVQTNLLGGKNKLAFQYGVGPGTGLGYTGTLTNDNRYKSFRVLDAFDWQATRDFSGQVVGIYQRDIAPSGGSQTWISMGVRPVYAFTQHIKLQGDLGHDRVTPSGGPTRTLLKASVALTLAMDRSFWSRPEFRVFYTYARWNQAAQDAAAPGDPLSTTGIFGTSRTGSTVGAQVEWWW
- a CDS encoding aldo/keto reductase, which codes for MVVVSAMTERCTTISMGADAVPFSRIVFGMWRIGDWALSIRERRALIEAALELGVTSFDHADIYGDYTAEGLFGDVLADAPHLRERMQIITKCGIRLVSARRPAHGIKHYDTRAAHVVASVEQSLRALRTDRLDLLLLHRPDPLMDADEVAATFDALRRDGKVKAFGVSNFTPAQAALLQDRMAAHGMSLATNQVECSLLHLAPLDDGTFDQAQRWRCPPMLWSPLAGGRLLTEASPAATRVRERAARIGDALGVPATTVLFAWLLALPCRPLPIVGSSRIAALREAVAATRLALGREHWFELLDAARGVEVP